The DNA sequence AAGGCAATATTCGCCGCGAGGCTGTCGTCGGCGACATAGATGTGCTGCGGCACATACCCCAGTTGTTGCTGCCAGGCCGTCACATTCGCCGCCGTGATCGGCAGGCCGTCCACGAGCAGGGAGCCGTGTTGCGGGGCAATCAGCCCCAGAATGAGATCCACGATCGTGGTCTTCCCGGCCCCCGTGCTCCCGACCAACGCGATCGTCGCATTCCGCGGGATCGTCAGCGTGAACTGATCGAGCACCGGCGCGCGCCCCGGGGAGTAGGCGAAGCGAATGTTCCGGAGGACAATCTCCCGCTCAAAGGTCACGCGGCGCCGCGCTCGGGCCCCCGCGGCGGGGCCTCGCGGACGGGGACGCGCGCCGACCCTGTCAGCTGCGCTTCCAGCGCCTCCAAGGAGCTCAGATTGAACCGGATCTGCGTGGCGCTACTGAAGAGCTGCTGAAAGGCCGGCAGCAACCGGTAGGCCGTGAAGGCATAGAGGACCAGCACCGGCATCGCGTCGGTGAACGCTCGGTGCGTCGCCAGCAGATAGAGCACCACCCCGATCATCGAGCCAAACGCGAGGCTTTCGATCGCGTAGCGCGGCACCAGCGTCACAGTGGCGCTGAGCCACTGATTCCTGGCATACACCGCCGACCAGTGCGCAAACCGTTGGGGATAGGCTTGATCTTGGCCCAGAATCTTGAGCTCCTTGATCCCATGCAACATCTCGGTGGCCAGGCGCACCCGTTCGCGGTGGGCGTGTTTACTGGCCGCGCCCAGGCGGGTCACGAAGTGCCGCACCCCGAGAAACACGCCGGTGTAGAGGGTCCCAAGCACCAGCCCGACTGAGAGCGCCAACCAGGGATCGACCCACAGCACCAGCAGCAGGAGGCTGAGGACGATGACCCCTTTGGCCAGCGCCTGGAGGGTCGGCGCGACGATGCCGTTGGTGACGCGGACCACATCCTCCGTGCAGGACACCACCAGGTGTGAGGTATTGTGGTCCAAAAAATAGGCGTAGGGTTGCCGCAAATAGCTCGTGAGGATCCGCCGGGACAGGTGGTGCCCCAGCCGGCTCGCAAACCGCAAGATGGCCGCCGCGGTGGCGAGCGACACGGCGTTACTGAGGAGCAGGAGCCCCAACGCCCCCAGCCCCAAACCGATCAGAAAGCGCTGGGGGGAGTCGAATGCCAGCCCGGTAAACAGCGCGTGCAACCAGCGATTCGTCTCGATCACGGCCGGGTTGGCCACCACGGCCATGAACGGCAAGATCGAGGTCACGCCCGCGACGTCGATGAAGCCGGCCAGCACCATCGCCCCGAGCAGCAGCGCCGCGCGCCGTTGGTCCCGGGTGGTCAAGAGCTGCCGCAGTCGTGTCAGGGGAAGCCCCATGCCTCCGTCTCCATTCAACGTGACCCTGAGTGACGTTAAAGACTGACCCCGGCCCGCCGGTCCGCGAGAGCCGCCGCCCGCCCCGTTCAGCTCGGCCACGGCAAGGACAGTTCAACTCGGTCAGAGTGATAAATACAACAGGACTTGATCGTCATCACAAACTTCTTCTCGCGTGAGAGCAGAAATTCACGCCGCTATTGCGACCTGTGCATCGCAATCAAGAACCCGTTATGGCCTCCTATTCTATTGAGAATACCGTCGGTCTAGTCCTAGTGAATCCCCTCGTCCAATCAATGATGACTTTGAATGGGCATAACCGAAGGGGAGAAGCCTCAGACGACAATGCATGGACCTCGCTTACAGAATGACGCTCGATCGAGCTATCCATGTCTCATACACAGAAGATCGATGACGATACGATCGTAATCACTCACGATAATTCGCCGAATGAGTGAAGGGATAAATCTGGCTACGACCTAGGGGGAATCTGATTTATTCTCTGTCGCGACGTGCTCAAGGGTGGCGCAGCACTGATAAGGAGACGGACCCCGCATAAACAGACGGTCGCCGCGAGCTCACGTTTGATCAGTATCACAAGCCCACCCGCCGGGGGAAGCGATTCCTCGACGAGGTGAATCGCGTCGTGCCGTGAGTGGAGCTGCGGCATAGTGACTCTGTATTTGGCGCGACGGCGGCTGGCGGCGGGAAGCGCGTGGGTAGGTGTATGAGCAGGGGAAATTGGTAGTCCGACAGTGGGCACCCCCCCGAGAAAGACGCTCCCGGATCAGCAGATTCCCATCTGATTACCCATGGGGATCAACCCAGGAATATATTTCTCAACGTACAGGTGAATCAATCAACCTTCCCCAGGACAACGCGCCGATGTAGACTTTCTGGAGGATGTTCAAGAACGAGCTGGTGCATCATCGGCACGACGAAACTCGTGAGAAGGCTCGGCGAGATATGTCGGAGTACAGCGAGATCTTCTGTAACCGTCAGGGAGGGGCAAGCAGCGCCCTTCGATATTTCGCGGAAAGACAATGTGACAGTGGATTCGCCACGCACAGTACGCACTCAAACAGCTTCGTTCCTCGGACCCTCCATATCATATTCTCAGAGCACCAGAGACGATTGTCCCGCAGCAAGCTACGGGAATATCACAAGTTAAACTGCTACTCGCCCCTCGCTGACAGCGTAATCCAACATATAGCTTGGGAGAGAATTTGATGCCACGCCATTGAGAATCACATGGATGGGTCTGTCTGCGCGCAGTGATCCTATCGCCTGTTTGACGGCTTGCTTGGAAGTCAGGTTGGCTCTTACGACAAGAAGGAGAAAATCGCAATGACTTTCCAGCACATTCATCGTAGCTACCGGAAGAATTGGCGGGGCATTTATGAGGACATAGTCAAATTCCTCTCGCAATTGTGACAAGACACGATTGAGTTGACCAGCCCGTAATAGGTCGTTCGAGTCAGCTACAGCTTCGCCGGCCGGCATAATCCAGCATGGGACATCAGTGAAAGCACTCATGGCCTGCTGCACCGGAATGTCACTTCGGAGACAATCAATAAGCCCATATCGTACCGGTGATTCTAGGAAGGCCCTCAATTCCGGATAGACAAAGTCACAATCCAGCACGAGTACACGCCTACCAAAATCTCGCGACAGAGTATACCCGAGATTAATGACGGTCGTGGTTTTCCCTTCGCCTTTGATGGCACTCGTCACAGCAACAACCATCGATCCCCCGGTCGCATTGAGCAACTGCAATCTCGCCGCAGCCACACGATACTGTTCAGCAGCCATAGAGCGAGGGAACAGCTTCGCAACAAATCTCCGGTCGATCTCGTGCGAACTCGACCGTTCGGCTAGCGGTTGGTTGTTCGGTGCGATCTCCGACTGAGACCTCATGGTCAGTCCCAATGAAGGTCTTGGCAGAGCAGGTGCCTGGAAATACCCCGAGGTGCTGGCCGTACGCCACAGCGATGAAAAATCAGGGATGGCTGCCAGCAGTCGAGGGCCTGCGAGCAGAAATTCTACATCTTCTGCGCTTCGGAACTGAGGAGTGAGGTGTTCACGCAAGAGAGACAACCCTGTCCCTAAAACACACCCGAATAGGAACCCCAGTACTAAAACCCTTGGCTTGTTTGGAATAACCGGCTCCCGCGGCAAAGTGGCGCGATCCAGTATGCGATACTTTCCGCCCTTCTGCCGTTTTCCGATGTTTTCTTCAACCCGTGTATGCAACCGCTTATCAAGGAGCATCGCGTAATTGCTCTTCAAATTGTTGTAGTCTCGTTCGAGAACGAGCAACTCCTGTTCAACGGCAGGCGACCTATCGAGACGTCTTTCAAGATCTCTCTTGGTAGTGCGCAGTTGGTCTAGACGTTGGCGGAGAAGAGCTATCTCGGTTCGCTCTTCGCTCTGCTGTTTCAACAGATCCTGAAGGACCGGGTCCAGCGGCGTCGTTTTGTCCACCCGAAGCGCATCCGGACCATATACATTCGTCAACTCCTCTTCAGTTTGCCGAATTTCCTCCTTCGTTAAGATGATCTCGGGATATCCATCCCAAAATTCAGCTCTGAGTTTGACGAGCTTCTCTCGGAGTTCCTTTAGGTGCCGAAATAGTGGATCGGGTTCCATCGAGCGTGTGGTTCCACTCCTAAAATTCGACTGTCCGGTCGTACGATACAGGTGAACCTCTTGATTCAGCGTGCCAAGTTTGTCGGAGTGACGCTGAAGACTCTCGTTCGTGGCGGCGATCTCTGCTTCTACTCGATCCAAGGCCCGAAGGTTTGTGTCCGTCTGCTGAGGAAGGTTACCGAGATGAGACTTCTTGAAGTTACTGATGTTTTCCTCTCTCTTCTCCAGCTCGCGTTTCATCAATCGAAGTTCTTCTTCGAGAAACTCGCCCGTGCCCTCGATCTCTTTCTCACGCTCACTGTTATTCTCCTCAATGAATTTGTCTGCGATTCGGGCAGTCACCTGCCTGGCCGCTTGTGGGTCCCGATCCAGAAAGGAGACCACAAAGCCATCAACCAAGTTCTGCAAACCTTTTCCGCCGGCTGGGTCGATCATGGCCCGCTCAACCTTCGTCATGCCTGCCAACTCAATCCAACTCGCTACCTCACCTTGGCCATTAGATCCATCCCGGCGCAGACTGAGTTCCTTTGCTATCACCTCCAAGAAATCTTGACTGATAATTTGTTTCTGAATAAGAAAGAGCTGCCTCTCGAAATGTTCATCCGCTCTTTCTCCCTTATTGATAACTTGATCGATCCCCTTGCGTTCTTCCACCACGATCAGCGTCTGTGATTGATAGTATTGAGGAGCAATCAGCAAATACCCGATGGCCAAGGTCAAAGAAAAAGCTATCGCACCCGCAATAACCCACTTGTTGCGTGATGCGATGAGTGCATACTCGCGAACGGAAGCCATCCCTGTTTGTTCTACTGAGGCGGTTGACTCAGGATATTGCATGCATACCCTCCGAACAGCTTCCGTTACGGTATTACAGTCTAGCGAGACTCAGATAGAAGACGCACCGCAGAATCGACGACACATCTCTAGACTTACAAGGTACTAACCGGCAATGCCGAAGACTCCGGATCTGAGACGCAGGTTTGGAACATCGGAACGATCTCTTTGAGTCGTTCGAGTAATACACCGGCCGCATCGCCATAACTTGCAGCCTCCAAACCAGACAGCTTTTCTCGAAACTCTTCGAAGTTGAGTTGGCTTACTGTCCGGATCTGCAAGATTTTCTCCAAGGATGATCGCACGGCAACCTCTCCCTCACCGACTAATTCCTCATACAGCTTTTCCCCAGGACGGAGTCCGACGAATCGAATAGGAATATCCTTCCCCGGATTGAGCCCGGACAATCGTATCAGACTCCGAGCAATATCAAGGACTTTGATTTGCTCTCCCATATCCAGGATATAAATGTGGCCTTGCTCGCCGATGGTTGCCGCCTGAAGCACCAACTGAACTGCTTCAGGGATCAGCATAAAGTATCGTCGGATCTCCGGGTGTGTAACAGTGACGGGTCCACCGGCCCTGATTTGTTCCTGGAATCGCAGCAACACACTGCCACTGCTCCCAAGAACATTGCCAAAGCGTACCAGAAGGAAGCGAGTCCGACTAGTCCTTGCAATATCCTGGATAACAAGTTCAGCTACTCGTTTGGTAGCTCCCATCACGCTTGATGGATTGACCGCTTTATCAGTCGAAATATGCACGAATTGCTCGACCCCGTAGAGGCTCGCGGCTTCAGCCGTTACACGTGTGCCGATGCAGTTATTCTTCACGGCCTCCATGGGATTCAGCTCCACGAGAGGCACATGCTTGTGCGCTGCCGCATGAAACAAGATCTGTGGTTTATACTCTTCCAGCACCGAACAGAGCCGCTGGGCATCGGTCACATCACCAATCAACGGGACAACGGGGAAAACAAGTCTTCGATCATCTAATTCTTTATGAATGTTGTACAAACTGTTCTCATGTCGCTCATAGAGCAAGAGCACTTTGGGCTCGAACAAGGCAATTTGACGAGCCAATTCCGACCCAATCGACCCGCCGGCACCGGTAATCAGCACACACTTGCCCCTAACCATCTGTCTCGTCGCTTCCTTGTCAAGATCAATGGGAGCTCTTGACAAAAGGTCCGGGATCGAAACATTGCGGATCTGACTGACGGCACTTTGGTCCGTGAGAAGTTCCTCCTTGGCGGGCAAGGTTTTGATTGATATGTTATACGGCTCCAATGTGATAACGAGGTCTCGCAGAAACTCAGGAGTCGCATTCGGTTCCGCAACCACCACTACTTCCGGTTTGAGCCCTTCTACAAGCTTGGGAAGATCCCGCACTGTGCCCAACACTCTGACTCCATGGATGCGCTGATTAAGAAGACCAGCGTTATCGTCGACAAATCCGATCGGCTGACAGTTGAATATCGTTCGAGTTTTCATCTCCCGAACGACGCGTTCGCCTGAGTCTCCAGCGCCGACGACCAAAACTCTCCGCTTTTTCTGAAAAATCGGTTTATCACGAAGAACGCGAGCGGGCAATCTCACTCCGGCCAGAAGGCCGATGAGCAGGATGGCATCTATGGCAAATATAGAACGCGGGTAACTATAAATCCCCATCACCCAATGAACCCAGCCATAAAATACGACCGTACTTGTTAAGACCCCCCCTATAATATTTTGGAGATCCCACAGACTCGTATACCTCCACAAACCTTCGTTCAGGCCAAACAAGGCAAACGCTACTCCTCGAATGGCCACCAGCGCGAGTACTGTTTGCTCGAAGGTGTGAAGCTCCCCATCGGGGATGCTCCCATCATATCTCAGGGCGAATGCAAAGTAGTTTGCCAGAAGGATCAAACCCACATCAAGAACGACAACAATTGGTTTTCGCCACCTCATAATAAAGGACGACAGACTCGTCCAAGGAGAGGCCAGGGAAGGCTCGACAGCGGCCTTTAGTTCAGGATGTGTGAAAACTACTACCGGAAGCCCAGCAATATGCAGCAATGTTTGTATGATAATGGCGAGATCGAGGCGCAAAGACATATGCCGGATATAGAACTTTGCCAATCGAAGCTTTTCCGGAAGAACTTTAAGCTGATATTCTTCTTCGGGATTTGATGAATACGCGAGGATCGACGCCTCATCGATATATCTCAACGAGGCCAAGTCTGTAATCCCAGGACGGACCGTGAGCACTTCAGAAAACTCAGAACGTAGGCGTTCAACATAACGCGGGACTTCCGGCCTTGGGCCGACAAAGCTCATATCACCGACGAGAACATTCCATAGCTGGGGCAGTTCATCGAGCTTGCATTTCCGTAGTATTCGACCGATTCTCGTAATGCGAGAATCTTGTCCTACTGTAAGAGGCAAGCCGGAACCAGGAGCATCCACAGCCATGGTTCTGAATTTCTGTATGGCGAAGGGACGAAACCCCTGTCCTACTCGAATCTGACGAAAGATCACCGGGCCCTGAGAATCCAGCTTGATCAATACGGAAATGATCGCCAGCAGTGGCGCCGTAAACACCAACCCCAGGGCGGCCATGCAGACGTCAAATGTGCGTTTCATCACCGGCGGTTCCTCTTGATAAGCTCACGAACGGTCTCAATCACACGATTGACCTCGCCCTCCGTCATCTTCGAGTACAACGGCAATGAAACGATCCGTTCGAATGCTCTGCTAGCAACGGGGAAATCCTCAGGTCGGTAGCCTCCCCTGTCCCGATGATAGGGATGCAAATGGAGGGGAATAAAGTGCACGCTGCAGCCGATACCGGCTTGTTGCAGTTGCCGGATGAATTCATCGCGACCGATCTGCAAACGATCCAGATTCAACTGAATGACGTACAGATGCCATGCATGCTGTACATGGGACGCGGCTGGAGGACACATTATCTCGGGGAGATCGTGAAAACCTTCCTGATACAGAGTGGTATAGTGTTCGCGTCCTTTCCAAAAACGTTCACACTTCTTCAATTGAGCCAAACCAAGCGCCGCGGCGATATCCGTCAGATTGTACTTAAAACCAGGCGAGAGTATTTCGTAATACCACGAACCTTGCGCAGAGTAGCGATTCCACGCATCTCGACTGAGACCATGCAAACTCATCATCCGCATGCGAGCCGCCCATTCGGCGTTATTCGTGGTAACCATTCCGCCTTCGCCTGTGGTGATATTCTTCGTCGCGTAGAATGAAAAACACGTGGCATCAGAGATCCCGCCGATCATTTTGCCATGATATCGAGCCGGCAAAGCATGGGCGGCATCTTCGATCACGTATAGATTATGATTCTGTGCGATCGTGTGAATGGGTTTCAGGTCGCACGGATGCCCAGCAAAATGGACAGGAATGATCGCTTTCGTTTTATCTGTGATGGCCTGTTGGATACAATCCGTGTTTAGATTCAGCGTGTCCGGCATGCAATCGATCAGAACTGGTCGAGCTTTGAAGTAGGTCACCACCTCAGCCGTTGCGGCAAAGGTCATTGTCGGGACCAGCACTTCATCCCCCTCGCTCACACCAGCTGCTTCAAGGGCAAGATGGAGGGCGGCCGTACAGGAATTAACTGCGACAGCGTGCTCAGCTCCAACCATTGCGGCAAATTCCCGCTCAAATTCCCGCACCTTGGGCCCCGTTGTCAACCAACCAGAGCGAAGTACCTCCACTACTTCTGATACTTCTTCTTCGCCAACATCAGACCTATGAAAAGGCAAAAATTCTTTCATTCACAGATCTCCTCTTCGGCTAACAAACATGCCCGCCCAGAGCTCTACTTTCCCATAATTCCGGAAAAGCACAACCCACCTTTGGAGGGGCCATGAAGCTGTATCTGTTGAAGAAAAATACCCCAAGGATCAAATGAGATCAATCCTACAACATTAGAAGGCTCAAGGCTATTGAGGAATATTGAATTAGAGTTTTATAATCTCTAAGGGTTGATGTGGCTAAGCGGAGCCACCTTCAGGAAGAACAGATCACCATAGAGTTTCTCTGCCCTGATTACAAATTGTATCGCCATGGGACTGCCGTCGATTGCCAGAAGATTCTCTATTTAAAACATATATTTACATGAGAAAGCTTACGGGGTTTTATTCAGCTAGATTGCAGTATTTCGACGTGCTTTCTTGTAAATAGGCAATCCGGGCTGAACTGGTGGCATTGCGTAGTGTTCTGCAAGAAATCCATGGAGGCTGGAAGGAGATGCAGACCGATCTCGATGCCTAGCTGGCGGAGTACAATCAGCAGCGGCCGCATGAGGGGCGCTAAGGTGCAGGGTGACATCTTGACCTATACAAATGATCGTGCGCACAGCCTTATCGTTTCCACTTCATCAAACACGTTGCGTCCATGATCAACTGCGCCCACGAGTATTGGCAATCTTGTGCCATATCCATCGAGCTTCAAGAGCACTCCGCTCCTTCTGAGTAATAACGTAATGACCACGCGCGCGCAGAATGTAATCCAATAGAGTGTTGACCGGAACAAACCATCCGTTCATTTTGCTCAATCGTTCCATGAGCATCTTAAAACGCTCATTGAGCCTGCCGTTTTCAAGAAATCTGGAGGCAAAATGGGTGTACATAATGCACGCCCCACCTTCCATCGCCAATCTGTCCTGACTTGCCTCGCTTACTGTCACATTGAACGAGTCGACATTCGCCCCTTCCGAGGAGGCAAACCAGTAATTGACGAATGGGCGCGCAGCATCATGATAAGGCATTACCGGGCAAGCCTTGAACGTATTCACGTCTCCAAATACAAAATTCCTGACATACTTGGTTTTCTCTCGGCAGAGATCGCCCCAGAACAGCGGACTTCCTTCAATGTGGCCTTGGGACACGTTGTTATTCCCGCTCCTCTTCAGATTCAACGTATTATAGATAAGCCGGCGAACACCAGAAACACGGGCGCTACCCCAATAAATATTTTCTCGGCAACCAGTATGATTCGCTACCGAATAGGGATCATGCCCGAACAGCTGCCGAAATCTCTCGAGCCCACGAGAGGTCTGCTCTCGAGTGGACGTATGATATGTAGCGTTATGAAACCCGATTTCGAATCCCTGCTCCTTTAGACCAAGGACCGACTTAAGATAGCGCTCGTCTTCACACGTGGTCCCACCCACCTTAGGTATGTCGTCTCCTCGGATAGGCCAGACCGCCTTCGTCGTGCGGAGACCGAGATCACGAAGAAAAGAATACACAACCTCCAACGTCTCAACCGAATCCCCATCAGGATCGTCGAAGATAGTAAACGCAAAATCTTTTCCCTCTGGCCAATCAATCTTTTGGATCATGCATCCACCTGGTTACTCGCGATGAAAGAAGTAGCGCATGGAGAGAGATGCTCGACACCGACAAATCTGCACTTCAGAACATTCTATTTCGGAGACAATTGCTCATGGCTACCTGTAGAACGCTGTTATCGCCTCCACCACCTCGGTCTGTTGTTCGCCAGTCAGCTCGGGATAGATGGGAACCGCGACAGTCTCCTTGGCTGCGCGCTCCGACTCAGGAAAGTCTCCCTCCCGGTAACCTAAGTAGGAAAAACATTCTTGCAGATGGAACGGGACCGGATAGTAAATTTCCGCCCCGATTCCTTTCTGCTTCAAATGGGTCATGAGGGCATCTCGCTGCTCAACTCTGAGCACAAATTGGTTATAAATGTGGTAGTGCTTCGCGCCCGAGTTGCGATAGACAGGCTCTGGCAATTTCACTTTCCCCTTCTGCATGAGGCCGCTCTGCTTAAACAAGCTCTCGTACCGACTGGCGTTCTCCTGCCGTCTTTTGGTCCACCCATCAAGGTAGTTGAGCTTGACGTTTAGAACTGCGGCCTGAATCGTATCGAGACGGAAGTTCCCTCCAATTCGCTTGTGATAATACTTGGGCTTGCTGCCATGGACTCGCAGGACTCGCATCCGCTCGGCGAGATCAGGATCGTTGGTCACGACCATTCCGCCATCGCCCAAGCATCCAAGATTCTTGCTCGGAAAAAACGACAGGCAGCCGATGGTTCCAATGCTGCAGGCTCGTCGCCCGTCGCCATATTCCGAACCAATGGCTTGGGCCGCATCCTCGATGACGCTCAGACTGTGCTGCTTGGCCACATCCATAATCGGGGCCATATCGGCGCATTGTCCGTAAAGATGGACCGGAATAATCGCCTTGCTGTTGGCCGTCAGCGCCGACTTAATTTTTGCAGGATCGAGGTTATAGGTGACGGGATCAATGTCTACAAGCACCGGTTTAGCGCCCAGTCGCACGACTGCTCCGGCCGTGGCAAAGAAGGAATACGGCGTGGTGAGGACCTCATCACCGGGGCCGATACCGAGAGCCATGAGGGCGACCAGCAGGGCGTCGGTCCCGGAGCTCACGCCGATACCATACGTCGTCTGGCAATAGACAGCGACTCGTTCCTCCAACTTACCGACATCCGGACCGAGAATAAAGGCTTGGCTCCGGAACGTCCGCTCCAACGCCGCCATGATTTCCTGCTGGAGCGGTTCGTGATGCGCTTTCAAATCAAGTAATGGAACACCCATGAAGATCTCCTTTCCTAAACTGCCGTCATTCCGGTACGTTCGACGCGGTATTGTTGCCCACAGGTCGGACAGGCGGCTTTCTTACCCTTGACGCGGAGTTTCACCCCGCACAGACACATCCAACCTGTCACCCGTCCGGGATTGCCTACTACGAGTGCGTGATCCGGCACGTCCTTGGTCACCACCGTTCCTGCACCGACGAATGCATATCGCCCGATTGTAATCCCGCACAAAATGGTTGAATTGGCCCCCAGTGTGGTTCCTCGTTTTACAAGCGTCTGCCGCAGCTCGTTCATACGAGGAATCTCGCTTCGAGGATTAAACACGTTTGTAAATACCATTGATGGCCCGCAGAAGACATGGTCTTCAAGTGTGACGCCTTCATATACGGACACGTTATTTTGAATTTTGACTCCATGGCCCACGGTAACACGGGGACCGACGACAACATTCTGCCCGATTTTGCAGTTCTTCCCGATACGCGATCCTTTGAGGATATGAGACGTGTGCCAAATACTCGTTCCCTCGCCTATTTCCACCGCTTCGTCAACGAAGGCCGATTCATGGGCAAAGTAATGTCTATCTGGCTTCGAGGCAGCTGTTGTCCTGGGCTGACCGGACTTCTGTTCCAGCGCCTCTTGGCATCGCTGCAACACGGACAGTACCCGCAACCCTTCCTCCCCGTCCGTTCTCGGCTTGGTGCGCGTTGCCACACAGTCCAGGAAATGCAGGCATTCAGCTCGCAGGGGCTCTCCCTGTTCCAGTTCAACAGTCTGGGCGTCCGCTTTGTTCGCGATTGGGAGATTGTCCTTCCAGTCGATGGAATGAGGATAGAGAAACAGCTTGTCCTTTTTCTCCAGATCGTCGAACACCGCCATCTTTCGGTCGCCTACCACGATCAGTTTCTGTTCCTTGAAGGGATGCAGCCAGGAAACGAAGATATGGGCCTTCACTCCACTTGGGAACGACAGCAGACTGATAGTCACGTCGGCGATATGCTGATGGAGGTAGTTCCCACCTTGGGCGAGGACTCCATCGGGAGTTTCATTGAGCAGCCCCAGGATGACGGAGATATCGTGGGGCGCAAAGCTCCAGAGAATATTCTCTTCCCGGCGGATCTTACCCAGATTCAATCGGTTTGAATAGATGTACTGAATGTGGCCCAATTCTCCCGTCCGGATCAATTCCTTCAGTTTCAGCACGGCAGGGTGATACCAGAGGAGATGTCCGACCATGAGAATGCGATTATTCTTCTTAGCCAAGGCAACGAGCTCGGCGCCCTCGTGGACTGACAGACAGAGCGGCTTCTCTACAAAGACGTCTTTACCGGCCAGCAAGGCCTCCCGTACCGAATCTGCGTGTCCCTCGGCTGGTGTGGCAATTGCCACGGCCTCTATCGTCTCATCACACAGCACCTCCGAATAGGCTCGGACCAGCTTCACACCTGGATGCTGCGTGCCAAACGACGCTAACCGTTCGGCATCATTGTCACAGATGGCAGCGAGCGCTCCCAAGCCGGCAAAGTTACGCACCAGGTTCTTCCCCCAATAGCCGGCTCCCACGACAGCCACGTGAACCTTGCGATGTTCACGTTGATCAGATTCATTACTCATCACATCTCCCCCCCTCTCCCAACGCATAAACCGTCTTAGACCACTCAAACGCTGTCCGGCTTCCTAAAGACTCGGTCGGCGAATTTCAACGAGACTCGGCACCCGTTGCGCTTTTGGTTGGCGCATGGTTCACATTAGACGCCTGCGCACCTTGCAGGAAACCCCACAGAAAACCAATCGCGTAGGCAATGTGCAGCGTGGCGGCTGCCACAGGAAACAGAAAACCGACCTTCCACCCTGCCCGACGAGACAGATGAAGCCCGACGCCACAAAGTATAAGTACGTAGACACAGGGACCCGCCAGCATGAGAAGGCGCCAGCCTTCCGGAACAATCACGGCGAGTGCGAACGAAACGACCAGACCGATCAGAAATATGAGCGGGACGAGATGGCGAAACGACGCAGGCATCCGATGTTTCTTAATGACGGCAACCCGCCAATATCCATACTCGAAATATTGGCGAAACAGCGA is a window from the Candidatus Nitrospira nitrificans genome containing:
- a CDS encoding ATP-binding cassette domain-containing protein encodes the protein MTFEREIVLRNIRFAYSPGRAPVLDQFTLTIPRNATIALVGSTGAGKTTIVDLILGLIAPQHGSLLVDGLPITAANVTAWQQQLGYVPQHIYVADDSLAANIAFGVLPDQIDMERVREAARIANLDEFVREELPDGYATRVGERGVALSGGQRQRIGIARA
- a CDS encoding ABC transporter transmembrane domain-containing protein, with protein sequence MGLPLTRLRQLLTTRDQRRAALLLGAMVLAGFIDVAGVTSILPFMAVVANPAVIETNRWLHALFTGLAFDSPQRFLIGLGLGALGLLLLSNAVSLATAAAILRFASRLGHHLSRRILTSYLRQPYAYFLDHNTSHLVVSCTEDVVRVTNGIVAPTLQALAKGVIVLSLLLLVLWVDPWLALSVGLVLGTLYTGVFLGVRHFVTRLGAASKHAHRERVRLATEMLHGIKELKILGQDQAYPQRFAHWSAVYARNQWLSATVTLVPRYAIESLAFGSMIGVVLYLLATHRAFTDAMPVLVLYAFTAYRLLPAFQQLFSSATQIRFNLSSLEALEAQLTGSARVPVREAPPRGPERGAA
- a CDS encoding GumC family protein, with translation MQYPESTASVEQTGMASVREYALIASRNKWVIAGAIAFSLTLAIGYLLIAPQYYQSQTLIVVEERKGIDQVINKGERADEHFERQLFLIQKQIISQDFLEVIAKELSLRRDGSNGQGEVASWIELAGMTKVERAMIDPAGGKGLQNLVDGFVVSFLDRDPQAARQVTARIADKFIEENNSEREKEIEGTGEFLEEELRLMKRELEKREENISNFKKSHLGNLPQQTDTNLRALDRVEAEIAATNESLQRHSDKLGTLNQEVHLYRTTGQSNFRSGTTRSMEPDPLFRHLKELREKLVKLRAEFWDGYPEIILTKEEIRQTEEELTNVYGPDALRVDKTTPLDPVLQDLLKQQSEERTEIALLRQRLDQLRTTKRDLERRLDRSPAVEQELLVLERDYNNLKSNYAMLLDKRLHTRVEENIGKRQKGGKYRILDRATLPREPVIPNKPRVLVLGFLFGCVLGTGLSLLREHLTPQFRSAEDVEFLLAGPRLLAAIPDFSSLWRTASTSGYFQAPALPRPSLGLTMRSQSEIAPNNQPLAERSSSHEIDRRFVAKLFPRSMAAEQYRVAAARLQLLNATGGSMVVAVTSAIKGEGKTTTVINLGYTLSRDFGRRVLVLDCDFVYPELRAFLESPVRYGLIDCLRSDIPVQQAMSAFTDVPCWIMPAGEAVADSNDLLRAGQLNRVLSQLREEFDYVLINAPPILPVATMNVLESHCDFLLLVVRANLTSKQAVKQAIGSLRADRPIHVILNGVASNSLPSYMLDYAVSEGRVAV
- a CDS encoding polysaccharide biosynthesis protein, whose protein sequence is MKRTFDVCMAALGLVFTAPLLAIISVLIKLDSQGPVIFRQIRVGQGFRPFAIQKFRTMAVDAPGSGLPLTVGQDSRITRIGRILRKCKLDELPQLWNVLVGDMSFVGPRPEVPRYVERLRSEFSEVLTVRPGITDLASLRYIDEASILAYSSNPEEEYQLKVLPEKLRLAKFYIRHMSLRLDLAIIIQTLLHIAGLPVVVFTHPELKAAVEPSLASPWTSLSSFIMRWRKPIVVVLDVGLILLANYFAFALRYDGSIPDGELHTFEQTVLALVAIRGVAFALFGLNEGLWRYTSLWDLQNIIGGVLTSTVVFYGWVHWVMGIYSYPRSIFAIDAILLIGLLAGVRLPARVLRDKPIFQKKRRVLVVGAGDSGERVVREMKTRTIFNCQPIGFVDDNAGLLNQRIHGVRVLGTVRDLPKLVEGLKPEVVVVAEPNATPEFLRDLVITLEPYNISIKTLPAKEELLTDQSAVSQIRNVSIPDLLSRAPIDLDKEATRQMVRGKCVLITGAGGSIGSELARQIALFEPKVLLLYERHENSLYNIHKELDDRRLVFPVVPLIGDVTDAQRLCSVLEEYKPQILFHAAAHKHVPLVELNPMEAVKNNCIGTRVTAEAASLYGVEQFVHISTDKAVNPSSVMGATKRVAELVIQDIARTSRTRFLLVRFGNVLGSSGSVLLRFQEQIRAGGPVTVTHPEIRRYFMLIPEAVQLVLQAATIGEQGHIYILDMGEQIKVLDIARSLIRLSGLNPGKDIPIRFVGLRPGEKLYEELVGEGEVAVRSSLEKILQIRTVSQLNFEEFREKLSGLEAASYGDAAGVLLERLKEIVPMFQTCVSDPESSALPVSTL